From a single Wolbachia endosymbiont of Oedothorax gibbosus genomic region:
- the pheT gene encoding phenylalanine--tRNA ligase subunit beta, producing MKFTLSWLLEHLETNASLEEITDKLTHIGLEVEDVIDNTKLAGFIVAKVLEVAPHPNADKLKLCKVNDGSKILQIVCGANNVREGMKTVLASLGSTLPESDFTIKSTKIRGVLSEGMLCSASELALVQEESEGIIELSDDYKVGDKFFNCDHVIDINVTPNRGDCLGIYGIARDLAATGIGTLKTLSIPQLTSSISSPIGVEVSDGESFISGIYIANVKNQESPKWLKDKLESIGMRSISTIVDITNYIMISFNRPMHAFDANKVDGKLTIRKANDGESFFALNGKEYLLDNNINIYSDSKNIHGVAGIIGGKCSECTLETTNIFLELALLDPISIAKSARQLSISTDASYRFARSVDPGFTLDGLNLAAKMILDLCGGETSSVVSAGSLDRADTKVNFNYQDVNKLGSVSVSPDEMFDILTKLGFSIDKKTEGNWNVQVPSWRPDVTIPADLIEEVTRIYGYDKIKEEPLPNNVEEVDSTYDNLRILMTNRGFHEVLTWSFMSESTAERFGYSNKLFIIDNPFNNNFNIMRPSIIPNLLQVTADNIAHGTSDLAIFEIGPIYNGEAQSKHVLSGIRTGNNLPRNHYNTDRKVDVFDAKADLITALEFFNINCDNLTIERAKKEYYHPGKSGTLSFRSKIVGYFGELHPSILDLFDIKQKIVAFEVMLENIGNLPISRKNFIDYKYQSVKRDFAFIVNKDVEVGNIINVVKKSSELITEVLVFDVYHGNNIEPNKMSIALSVTFCSPIHTLTEKEIQKESSAIVNLVCENTGGILRTSH from the coding sequence ATGAAATTCACATTATCTTGGTTATTAGAGCACTTAGAAACCAATGCTAGTTTAGAAGAAATTACCGATAAATTAACTCACATAGGGTTAGAAGTAGAAGATGTGATCGACAATACCAAATTAGCTGGTTTTATTGTTGCAAAAGTATTAGAAGTTGCACCTCATCCAAATGCCGATAAATTAAAATTATGTAAAGTAAATGATGGGAGTAAAATTCTACAAATAGTTTGCGGAGCAAACAATGTTAGAGAAGGTATGAAAACTGTACTTGCATCTCTTGGTAGCACATTGCCAGAAAGTGATTTCACAATTAAGTCCACAAAAATACGAGGAGTGCTAAGTGAAGGGATGCTCTGCTCTGCTTCTGAACTTGCGCTAGTTCAAGAGGAAAGTGAAGGAATAATCGAGCTTTCTGATGATTATAAAGTAGGGGACAAATTTTTCAATTGTGACCATGTAATTGATATAAATGTTACTCCAAACCGTGGAGACTGCTTAGGCATTTATGGAATAGCTCGCGACCTTGCTGCAACTGGAATTGGGACATTAAAGACTTTAAGCATTCCACAACTTACCAGCTCTATAAGTTCACCAATTGGTGTTGAAGTGAGTGACGGGGAAAGTTTTATTAGTGGAATATACATTGCCAATGTAAAAAATCAAGAAAGCCCAAAGTGGCTAAAAGATAAATTGGAATCGATAGGAATGCGCTCCATTTCTACAATAGTTGACATTACTAACTATATTATGATATCTTTTAATCGTCCAATGCATGCGTTTGATGCAAACAAAGTAGATGGCAAACTTACAATAAGAAAAGCAAATGATGGAGAAAGCTTCTTTGCTTTAAATGGTAAGGAATATTTGCTGGACAATAATATAAACATTTATTCTGATAGTAAAAATATTCATGGAGTTGCTGGAATTATAGGTGGAAAGTGCAGTGAATGTACTCTTGAAACCACCAATATTTTTTTGGAATTAGCTTTGCTCGATCCAATCTCTATCGCTAAATCTGCAAGGCAGCTCAGCATCTCCACAGACGCTAGTTACAGATTTGCACGTTCAGTCGATCCTGGATTTACCCTTGATGGACTCAATCTTGCAGCTAAAATGATTTTGGACTTATGTGGTGGAGAAACCTCAAGCGTAGTGTCTGCTGGCAGCTTAGATAGGGCTGACACCAAGGTGAACTTTAATTATCAGGATGTAAACAAGTTAGGAAGTGTATCTGTATCACCTGATGAGATGTTCGATATCTTAACGAAACTAGGGTTTAGTATTGATAAAAAAACCGAAGGTAATTGGAATGTACAAGTACCAAGCTGGAGACCGGACGTGACAATACCTGCTGACCTAATTGAAGAAGTAACAAGGATATACGGCTATGACAAAATAAAAGAAGAACCACTACCAAATAATGTTGAAGAAGTAGATAGTACATACGACAATTTGCGTATTTTGATGACAAACAGAGGGTTTCATGAAGTGCTAACCTGGTCATTTATGAGTGAATCAACAGCTGAAAGATTTGGTTACTCGAATAAGTTATTTATCATCGATAATCCGTTTAATAATAACTTTAATATAATGAGACCAAGTATCATACCAAACTTGTTGCAAGTAACTGCTGATAATATTGCCCATGGAACATCTGATCTTGCAATTTTTGAAATTGGGCCAATTTACAATGGTGAAGCTCAGTCTAAACATGTTTTAAGTGGAATAAGAACAGGAAATAATTTGCCGAGAAACCATTATAATACTGATAGGAAAGTAGATGTTTTTGACGCAAAGGCTGACCTCATAACGGCTTTGGAATTCTTTAACATCAATTGTGATAATTTAACGATAGAGAGAGCAAAAAAAGAATATTATCATCCAGGAAAGTCAGGCACCTTATCTTTTAGAAGTAAAATAGTTGGTTATTTTGGGGAACTGCATCCAAGTATACTGGATTTGTTTGATATCAAACAAAAAATTGTAGCCTTTGAAGTGATGCTAGAAAACATTGGAAATTTACCTATAAGTAGGAAAAATTTTATTGATTATAAATACCAAAGTGTAAAACGTGATTTCGCATTTATTGTAAATAAGGATGTGGAAGTAGGTAACATAATCAATGTGGTAAAAAAAAGCTCAGAGCTCATCACAGAAGTTTTAGTATTTGACGTATACCATGGAAACAATATAGAACCGAATAAGATGTCTATAGCATTGTCAGTTACTTTCTGCTCTCCAATCCACACTTTAACTGAAAAAGAGATCCAAAAAGAATCAAGTGCTATAGTCAATTTAGTGTGTGAAAATACCGGAGGAATTTTGAGAACTAGTCATTAA
- a CDS encoding F0F1 ATP synthase subunit C, which produces MDLVALKFIAIGLVAFGMLGAGLGIANIFSAMLNGIARNPESEGKMKTYVYIGAAMVEIMGLLAFLLAVLLIFVA; this is translated from the coding sequence ATGGATTTAGTAGCTTTAAAGTTTATAGCAATTGGTTTAGTTGCATTTGGAATGCTCGGTGCTGGTTTAGGTATAGCTAATATCTTTTCTGCTATGCTAAATGGGATTGCGAGGAACCCTGAATCGGAAGGTAAAATGAAAACTTATGTTTATATTGGTGCTGCTATGGTTGAAATCATGGGATTGCTTGCGTTTTTACTTGCAGTATTGTTAATATTTGTTGCTTAA
- a CDS encoding F0F1 ATP synthase subunit A: MALNPLEQFKIYTIIELPRLFGYDVSFTNSSLFTMISVILTVLFLLLGIRKRAVIPGYLQAAVEYVYDFVISIIESNTGSKGLQHISLIFTVFIFILSCNLVGVLPYSFTVTSHVIVTFALSMVVFIYITIVGFKEMGVEFLRILLPKGTPSWLAPIIIIIKLFAYLVRPISLSIRLAANMIAGHTIIKVIAGFVVNMNVFLTPAPFLFIIALIGFEVFVAVLQAYIFTILTCVYLSDAVK; the protein is encoded by the coding sequence ATGGCATTAAATCCGCTAGAACAGTTTAAAATATATACAATAATAGAGTTACCTAGGTTATTTGGGTATGACGTAAGCTTTACCAATTCATCTCTTTTCACGATGATTTCGGTAATATTGACGGTACTATTTTTGCTTCTTGGAATAAGGAAAAGAGCAGTAATACCAGGGTATTTGCAAGCCGCAGTTGAGTATGTATATGATTTTGTTATTTCAATAATAGAAAGTAACACTGGAAGCAAAGGCTTGCAGCACATTTCTTTGATATTTACAGTGTTTATTTTCATTTTATCATGTAATTTGGTTGGCGTTCTTCCTTATAGTTTCACGGTCACAAGTCATGTGATAGTCACCTTCGCTTTATCGATGGTGGTTTTTATTTATATAACGATTGTTGGGTTTAAGGAAATGGGAGTAGAATTTTTACGCATATTGCTACCAAAAGGAACTCCTTCATGGCTTGCACCTATAATAATTATTATTAAGTTGTTTGCTTACTTAGTAAGACCAATTAGCCTATCAATAAGGCTCGCAGCAAATATGATTGCGGGTCATACAATCATCAAAGTGATAGCAGGGTTTGTCGTAAATATGAACGTATTTCTCACTCCTGCGCCGTTTTTGTTCATAATTGCATTAATAGGGTTTGAAGTATTTGTTGCAGTTTTACAAGCTTATATATTTACTATATTAACATGTGTATATTTGTCAGATGCAGTAAAGTAA